GGTCCTCCAGTCCAACGGGATACTTCAAACCAAACCCTCAGTCTTATTCAGGTCTCCAAGGTCCCTTGAACCAAAATGGCAACAGACCAACACTACAAGATTCTGCAGGACCACCCCCAGCCGTCCCACCTAAAAGCATCGCCCATCACAGCTTTGAGATGGCCCTTCCAAGCACCCAGGCTCAAGGAGAACTGAGCTTGCCTATCCAAAACCCAGACCCTCAGAGCTTCCGAGCACGCCAACAATCCCAAATCCTAGGAGAGCCTGCTGATCAACTTACCAAGGATGAGAGAATCCGCGACTTGGAGGCTCAGTTCGAGGTCTGGAAGGTTGAGAAAACCAACTTGACCCAGAAGGTAGCAAGCTTGACGGAGAGTTTGGAAAGCGAAAGAGAACGTTTGGAGAGCGAAAGGAAGAGCACAGGTACTCTCCACCAGAACATCGGTTCCCTGAAAAACGAGAAGGGGCGACTGGAAaatgagaagaagctggtCGAGGACGAGAAACAGCGAGTGGAACACGAGAGGGACGCGCTTGAGAGGGAACAGATCAAGTTGGAAGGAGGGATCAAGAAATACTTGGCTGCTAAGAAGTGGAAAGGCCTGGAGCAACAAAAGACCGCTTTTGACATGATCATTGACTACTGTAACGAACAACTCGCCTCAGTGGCAGATTGGGAGGACTACAACAAAGAGCAAACGGCACGGGTGGAGAAAATCAAGTTGGAGAATGAACGCTTGGTGCAGAATTTGAAGGACCAAGACGAGCTCATTGCAGAACGCAACAAATGGTGGGAGGAATTTCAGGCCTTGGACAACCGTCTCAAGCAACTAAACCCGGAGCACGAACGAAGACTTcaggaagagaaagacagacaccagctccagctccaggaggagaggaagcggCATCATCACAGGTTTAATGCGGAGATCGGCAAGCTTAATACGGAAATAGAGGCCTTGAAAAGGAAACTCGACAGTCATAAGGCCGATCAACTTGCTGCGACGGAGAAGGTCCGAACAACGCTTCAAGCCGAGATCGACACACTGCGACAGGAGAAGAACATAATGCAGACACAGTACCAATCGTACAAGGATGCCCACGACCAAAAACTCCGGAGGCTGACGGAGGAGCATGAGGTGGCTTTGAGCCAGCAAAAGATCGATCACGAACAGAAGATGCAAGCATTCCACGCTCAATGTCAAgacctcatcaaccaagTCGGTATACAGTGGGAactcaacaaacaacaagcTGTCAAGGATCTCGAGAACAAGGTCCGCTTGCTGGAGAGCAGCCTGGTCGACAACTCGGACGACTATCGGCCGGCAACCGATGATCACCTTCAAGTCGACTTTGACCAGCTCAATCTTGACATCAGCAAAATAACGCATAACTTGCCTGCGGTTGACTTTTTCCAGGTCAACCAACTAGACCCTGGCGcgtttttggagagggaagggagggatcAGCTGAGGTTCCTGTTGCAGGGCATCTTCTGGGAGCACATGATGTATGGCTTCTTTTCTGCTCCTTTCGGGCTCGGTGCCTTGGGTCCCCAGCAGGGGAAGCAGAGGCTTCTTGAAGTCTGGATTGCCTACCGCAAATTACTTGGGACGGAGAAGTCTGAGGGTATGTGTCTAGATCACGACTACGCAATTTTTCCAATGCTAACAAAGTCGCTCGTTAATATAGTTCGCTTGCCCATTGGGGAGTATGACATGGCAACGATTGAAGAAGACTACGTCAATTTCCTCCGGAATGACAAGGAGACCAACAAATGGAGATCGTCCACCTTCCAGGCCGTCATGGCGGCCTTGCTACCGAAGAAGGACAAAGCTCACTCGCCTTTGTCTGACTACCTGAGCTCGCCATTCTTCCAGAACCGCAACAATGTCCGCGAAAATATACTAACAGAACTTCGCCGCATATGCGTTGGTGGAATCCCGCAAGCCATCGAACAGACggttgagaagatggtgttCAAGGCCAGCGAACTTGCTCTCCAATTCGGGATGCAACGGTCAGAGCTTGGTCTTATGTTTCCTCAAAGGAACACCTTGGTTCTGCTAGGTCAAGATTTTGTGCTTTGCTATGACAATGATGCCGAGCATGGGATGCAGAAGCCCGTGTTCCTCAGCGTATCTCCGATGTGCTACAAGACAggtgatgggaggaaggatACCACAACTACGAAGGTGATCTCGCCTGGACAGATATATCCACACGCCCAGTAGAAGGTTGGGATCCCGTTCAAGTCAAGTACGAGTTGCAAGTCGGGTCGTCGGGTTCatgggtggttggttggcgaCTAGATCCTCAACGCAGATTGCTGCCTTAATTCACGTCGCCTAGTTAGACAGGTGCCTGGACTATTGTCTCAAAGTCCAACATCTTTCATCATTTAATCTTGACCTTCTTTACGTGGTCTCATATTTCACACGAAAGACTCAGGGTTAATGGTGTGGCCTTAAGAACCCTTCATGTTAAATTCATaaccccaacagcaagaTCCAAACCAAGTCCAAACGCATCGCCAATccatgaagaaaaaagacaagaacaGGATGTCTGTGAAACCGCAGTCTTTATGAGAGCAATGATATTAGGCGTTGCTTAACAAACTAACAGATTTGCTGTTGATTCTGCCGGGAACCTGTTAGCACATAGGGTTAGACCACAGGGAATCAGCCCCACCGTGGTCCACTCTGTGCGACGGGAGCGTGGAATCACTTCAACTTCCCAAGTCTCGACCTCGTCCAATATATCTCCTCCAGCCGCAGCAATGAGGCACCAGATTGTCCGCTGTTTCCCAGATTGCTCTCATTCTTCTGGTCAGCTCCAAGTAGCCGACCCCTCACTTTGTGGCGTCTAGCCGCATATTTCACGTCGCTCTGGGCGGTTCTCGAGACGAGGCTCCGGCCATCGATAACACCAGTCCAGAACAAGCTTGCACCTCATGGCCGCACAGTGCGCGTGCTACAGGCCCCCAGCATGGGGACTTTGAATCCAAGTCTTCCCTCTCTTATCACGGCACAGCAGCTCAAGTGCAGTCGAGACCTAAGCAAGTTGTCGGACCTGAACGAGCCTCCCATTGGCCGTCCGTCTTGTCATCCCGCCAAGAAGGATGAAGCCGCATTTCCTCTTACAGACGCGCCTGCAATAGCGCGGGCCAAGCTGAATGGTTCGCTCAGCCAGAGTAACCGATCAAACACCACATTGTTGAGGAGGCCGATGGCACCTTGACCCAAGGCAGACTCCCCTGTGGATGGGGTCTGCCAGAGAACATGGCTCAACCAGGTACCCGGGCTGCGGCTTGTGAGCATCCCGATGCCATCTTTCGAGGAGCCTTGTGGCTGTCCATTGACATGAGACACACTGACCACACCAAGTAGATGGACTCATGGCACAAGAAAACTCCACCAGGTGATGGCAATCCTTGTGGAATCAGACATCAACGCCCTCTACTCGACAAGATAACGCTTTTCATACCATTGAGTCATCCACTCTCCTCAAATTATCACCTCATGGGGCTGGTAGCCTATTACAAGATGAGCTAGGACTCGACGACTGGTTTACAGGCAAAATCATCTCACGATGGCTCATTTTCTACGCTCACCACGTGAAATATGGCATCGACAAATCATCGACACTGGTGCCAGGCTCCAGCTGGGCTCTTCCGATTATTTTCCCTTTGATGCTCTCAGGGATGCCACAGATGCCTTTATTAACCGGCAAGGGCTTGTTCAAGGTTCATCACAATGCGATTCATTACTTCGAGAGTTGGTCTTGGAACATGCTGCGCGGGAAAACGGTTCGGAAAGAGTTGGTTTGGTCGCCTGTCTCCACGCCCTTTCCCACTCCGTTGGCACGACACTGCTGGTAGCAATGAGAGAGAAATGCCAGCTAGAAGCAACCAGCCCGAAATTCTTGAGCTGCTTGACGCTTGGTGCACGCGCAAACCCGTTGCTCATCAACAGAACAGACAGCCAAGTTGCGGAAATCCTCTTGAGCCTGCTGGCGGGCACCGACTTTCTCCCAGCCATCAAACAGCTTTTCCAGACCCTGGAGGAAGGCCCTGATGCATACATCCTTCCACCTTCCTACATCATCGACTTTTTGAACGCGACAGACTTTTCCACAGCTTTCAGGACCCACTTGGACATGCTGCAACAAGAACGGAAATACATGAGTCTCTGTACCGCAGTTTCCTGGATTCGATCAGTATCTAATCAGCCCGAGACCTCCACAGCAAAGATAGTAGCGTCCGCTTTAGTGCCAGACAGGATATTTTGGGCCAACTGGAGACCAGACCAGGAACGGCTAAGGAACTGGGAAGAAGGGACCTTTTCAGAAACCCAGAGACAAAAGCTGTGCTATGTGTTTGATCTCGAAGGACCAGACATTACCGGCTCAGGGTATCCGTGCCTGAAAGACTCGGTTCCTGGATGTTTCAACGTCGTACCGGTCGTCAACCGAGACGTTCTATTACTCCACCGCCTCCTAGCCAATCTGGACAACGCACAGCGTATTCCTGGCCCACACGCCATCAATCTCGTCATACACCTCTGTATCAACAGCTCGAGGCCTCTGGACAATGATCTTCTTTCCCTCACCGAAGCAGTGCTGGAGACCGACGATGACGAGTCCATCCACTCGATCCTCATGTGGCTACAAACCTACGAAGCCGGCTTTGACATTCGAATGACAGCTCTGACGAGGACACTTCCCATCTTGGAAGTCTATCCAAACCTTCAGCGGTTGCTCTCTGGATATGTCAGCTTAGACGTGGCTCGAGTCATGCAGTTGGCCAGGGAAGAATACAACTCTATACTAGAGACGGACGTTGCAGAGAATCTTGCCATGAGGATACACGACTTTGGGGTGGCTATAGTGAACGCCAACTGGCTTCACGGATCTCTGCCCCTGAATCTATGGCAAAGCCTACAGCAACTCCCACCCAAAGAGACCTTGGATGAGATCTTCGAGGCCCTCGGGACATCTCACATCATGAACGAAGACATCAGGGCATACctgagggtggtgattggaGGAGAAACCCATGGCGACTCCCCTCCAGCCGAAGCGTTGCTAGCAATCGTCCGCCAGACCATCCGATTTTACGCAAGAGGTGTTGAGCCCGAAAGAGCAAAGCTTGCCACCGAGATAGAGCCACTACGCCATCATGATCCCAAAGTATATGACGCCTGTATCGAGCGAATCTTGAACGAGGATATCGTCCTCATCAAGGATATGCTGCCACTGGTCCGGTCAGAAAGTCATTCCTCGTGTGTCGAATTTGCGCGCCTCTTGGCCCAGCGTCAACAGCTGCGCTGTTACACTCATGAATGCTGGCATCAGCTGTTGTTCTTCCGGTTACTCCAACAGAGGCGAGACTTGCTGGCGTGGTCAGCCGCGGAGCTTCCTTTGCAGAACTTCGTCCAGTGGGTGCATGATCTCAGGGCTCTGTTCTCTCAACAAAGAGTTGGTGGTAGCAGTGGCATCTCGAGGATGTCGTTGTCGGATCTTGGGTTTACGCCGGAAAGGTATCAATGGTGGGACGTGCTCCAGCACCATTATGGAAGAGCAGTTGGTATATTGGCATATCTACACCAGGAGGGCAAGGGAGATTTAAAATGGCTGTGGCTGCAAGAGATACCAGATACAACTGTGTTATTGGACATTCTGCAAGACGAAAACAAAGTGTTGCCGCAGGACTCGGTGCTGATGTCGCTTTTTCAGCCGAAACCAGACACGCTGAGTCTCATCTGTTTGGCTTTGGCTGGCTTACGTCGGGCTGCTCCTCAAGGGAAGGTGGCCCTTGAGAGTATCTGCGCTCGGGAAAAACAGCTGGATGCTGGGAAGTGGAATCGTCAGGCCACGCAGGTGCTGAGTTACTGCTGGAGACGCTCGCCAGACATCAACACCGATGACATGAGTCGCAATGCCCTTTGGGCTCTCACGGCTTTGTTGGGGTTAAgggatgatgttgacgaCCAAGGTCTGCAGGTTGCCGGAGAATGCCTCATGGCCGACTACGCAAACCTGGTTCTCGCGGCCAATAACCTTCTCGATATGCAAGTTCTACTTCAAAGTTCGGATGCGGCCCGAACAACTATGCTCATGGAGGAGCTCGGCGTAGAAGATGCCCCTCCTGTTGAACCCTTCACTCCAGCTGCGGCCATGATTCCTACACACCTCACCAGCTTCATCGAACCAGTCGGTGAAATGCAATGGGAGCTTTGCTTCCCTCTCAAAAAGATCTCCGCCCAGAAGAGACAAGCCATCGGCATCGATCCCTCCCCACGCTTGCTCCTCGTGAGGATATCCCTTCTAGACCAGCAACCAGCTTTTTGCATCCACTAccaccccagcaccaccgacGACAGCAACACCCGTCCTCACGGCTTGTGGCACGTAAGCGGCCTCAACATGCCAGACGGCACCATCTGCTTCGCCAAACCATCCCTATTCGCCTACCTCCTAAGCCGCAGActctccgccttcctctcctcgcTGTCTCAAGATAACCACATCAGCGGCACCATCCAAGAGCAACTCCAACTGGACAGAACCTACACcttcatctcatccatcCTCACCTCTCCCCTATCCCACTGCCTGGTATGCCTCGAACAACTCGCCCGCCCCGGTCCAATTCCTGCAACTTGCGGATCTCAGTTCTGTGACGAGATCTTCTTGTTTGCTCCATTAGAAGTCAGAGCACACCACCTCTTGTCCGACCCCCCGGCGTTGGACTTTTTACTAGCATGTGTCTATTCAGCCAATGTCTCTGTTCCAGAACTGAGAAATGGGCTCAGAGCGGTCATTGACTCTTTTCCTGTCCTGGCGGGAGTTAGCTCCTCGCCATGGGAGACGTTATCCCGGATTTTAAGTCGGGAAAACCCAGGGTCAGATGATGGCCTCTCAGCAGATAGAGAGACTTTACTCTCTTGGATGAGCGGGCAGTTTGGGGGCAGTGGTAGTCTGATTTCTGCGCCGGGTGGGTCGAAATTACCGGCTATGCAGGGGGTTGTGCAGTTTATACTGAGAACTGGCGACTTTATTGGCGGTGCGGGGGGCTCTGGGAATATCAAGTTTATTGGGTCGGGATTGGGGACTAGGAGCATGTGGGAGATTTTGTGcaaggggttggttgtgggCGGTGacggggaggcggaggagagaggagaagatgagCCGCCGATGGATTTGAGGACTTGCCGGAAGACAAAGACTACGTGGAAAAGTAGCCTTCTGATGGACAGGAGGGTGTTTGTTGCGTGTGAGGACTTTGGGGGTGtgaaaggggtggtggtgaggtatGTGTTGTTGTGTCCAGAGGGGTTTGTGCCaccgaggatgagggttaTTGGGGATGCGCTGAGGCAGAGTTTTGGTGCTTTGAGGGCTGGGAGGTTGGTCAAGGAGTAGTATCAGGTAGGGTTGCAATCATCAGCTATACTGAAATAGAAGACTTTCTTCGAACCACACACTAGACACAAGCACACATGATACCTGTGACATAGACTCTATTGAGAAGCGCCTCTGTAACCGCTCAGTCGGGACAGCCGAGTTAGCAGTTCAGCTCCCCTTGGCAGACACTTACACCCCAGGTAGGCAGACTGACAGCCTGATCCAATGTGGCGCGCACTAACGAGCTGCTGCATAGGTGTACATGAGGCTgccccccctctcttcatGATTTTTCATCTTCATGtttgtcttcttcacctGTCCACATCATTTATCGAAGCAACATATTAACACAAAAtggcctccctcttcacGCAGCGCAGCGCGCGTCGCTCCAACCAAACACtaccccaaccaacaccctcatcaGCCAACACCGACCTCTCCCGTCACACCTCTCTCCAATCCCACTCATCCTGGTCCCCCGGCGGTCTTCCCCAGcgcttcctccctccccagaaCCCCCGACCGCAAACAGTAACCCCAGAACAATTCACCTCTCTCTCGCAGCAATTTTCAACCCTCCACGCAgacctcaccacccaagcAAGTCTTTTGCTAGGAGAaatcctcgccctccagcAAACCCTTCCCGTCGTCCGCCTCTCAGAAAGCTCAAGCAACCTAGACATAACCGCATTCCTCCAAGCCCTACTTCACGGGAagctctcctccgccctcaccCCACCAGTCCCTTCCCAACATGAGgaaacccccaaacccccccgccccatcaGAGCCCTCTCCCGAGAAATCCAAGCCTGCCTCTCCAAAAACGACTACTTTGCTGCAATCGGCACAGCAATCGACGACCTGCGCCCCTCTGCCAAAGGTGACTCCCCCGACGCCGAGCAAGAGGCCAGGGATCGAATGGACTTGCTCCGATCTGCAATGCCAGAAGGGGAGACATACGAACAATTCTGGGCCGATGTCGCTATGCATCTTGATCACGAGTTTTCTGTTTCTGCTGAGGCTGGGTATGTTAATTCGACAACGTTCAAAtctggggtgggggtgggagagatACCGAGAGAAAGGTTTTTGGCTACGAGTGATGGGTTTGCttgggatgtggaggagttggttggggagattgtgaggggaaagggggagttTAAGAATCCGGTTacggggagggtgtttgaggggggggatgtcGAGTTGATTAGACGGCATCCattggggagaggggttgatgaggctgtGCTTGCTCTGCAGAGAGAGCAGGGGCAGATGGAAGGAAAGGcggagatggatgggcaaGAGAAGGCCGGGATGGATGGgcttgggaaaggggaggagaggtgggaggcaAAGTTGTCGGCTCAGTGGGCGAGGCAGATGCATGAGAACATAagggagaaggcggagaaggagaggaaattgtcggggttgatgtcggggtttgggaggttgaagCTGGAGGTGACATCGCCAACGACAGCTGCTGTTGAACTGCCAGCAACAACGGCAGTGAGATCAGACGATGTGCCCTCAAAGACAGCTAGTCCATCCATTCCCGGGGCGTTCCCTGACTACACGACCCTTGCGGAACTGCCAGGCTCCAACGAGCATGACAACATccagagggaggaagagggcaaCAAGGCGGATGCTGGAGAGCCAGATTATAAGTCTTTTGCATGGTACAATAAGTACTTTCACTCCATGTATGATCAACATTAGAGCATTGATACCGCCAGAAggcaaacaaacaaatcTTCAAAGTCTTTTGATCGGCCCCTTCCCGGGAGTGATCAGATATTTGTGGCCATCTGAACTGTGAGCATTGCGACATCGGCCTCGGTTGTGGCATTGGGTAATCTTGAGTTTCCAATGAGGACATCTGCAAACAATGCCGTGATTCTGCCAGCAACCATCATCAGAGGGAACGTGcttccatcaccctcccGGAACGTGACTCCACTATTCCGGCCAATCCGGTGCTCGCAGCCGGAAGTCACCCGCTCACTATTCACACTGTGCCGAAAATTGGTCCGCGCTTTCCGAAATTGTGATCCGTGCACGCCGAAAATGCGGCTTTGGGAAGGTACGGAGCACGGAGTCCAGAAGGAAAGAACCATGCCAACACCAACTCACCCCTCTCGACTTTCCCTGTAATAGTGAGTCAGATAagctctccatcttcctttAAATTTTCTCACCCTTATCATCTTTTCAGGTCTAAACCCTCCAAGCGACACACGAGAGGGGTAGCTGGGCAGACTTCATCTTGACATCGTCCCAGTCATTGTACTGTTGGCCGTGTGAGGTTGTTAGTCACCACACTCCCTCAACAGAACGGCCAATTTCAGCTGTCACTCATTCAACAACTGTGTGCCCTTCGTCTCTTCCCTTTTCAAAGCCAGTTCCTACAACTCACTCGCCACCTTTACTTTGAACAACCAGCTCAGACATCATGACAAGAGTGACCATGGACACGAGCTCTTTCAGCTCATTCACTCCCCGGGAGCCTCAAACCGACCGCCCTCCAAGAGATCCGgcccctcccactcccttTATCTCTTTCATCAAGCCTCAAGGCCAGCTCTGGAACTACAACCGGCACAAGACCCACGATGACCAGCCAGGCAACATCCCCAAGGCTTTCCTCGATGCCATGAGCGTCAGAGAGAAGGTCTACGTCGAAGAACAGGGCGTTGCCTTGGAGAACGAATTCGACAGTGACGACCACCGTAGCTGGTACCGTCTCCCCCCGTTTACCCTTTTTGAATTCATAACTAACACCCTGCTCTAAAAGCCACTGGGTAATCTACGCCTCtgtcctcaccaccatcctcccagcCATCCTAGACCCCCGAACCGGCAGGCTCGTCCGCCCCCGCGTCACCAggaccacctccctccccatcggCACCCTCCGCCTagtccccttcccccactCAGCCCACCCCCGCAACGGCGGCATCTACTTAAAcggcctcctcaccaacgtCGGCGACCCCGTCCGCCCTAGAAGCAGCGAGACGGTCCAGGCCCTCCAGCCCCAGGAGATCCAAGGAGGCAACCGTCGCAACTCCCTCTACATACGCGacttccccaccaccttccacaACGGTCAGGAGCCGTACGTGAAGCTCGGTCGTCTGGCTGTCCTCAAGGAGTACCGTAACAAGGGAATCGCGGGCCAGCTTGTGCGCGCCGCAATTACCTGGATGCAGACGAATtacaccatcttcaaccctAGCCCTTCCGTGTTGGGCTTTGACAGACTGGGCATGGACGTGACGGGCCAGCTGCCTAAGTGGCGGGGCCTGTTTTGCATTCATgcgcaggaggaggcggtcaaggtCTGGGAGAGGTATGGGTTCAAGGTGGACGAGAAGATGGGAaagtggtgggaggaggggatccCGCATGTGGGCATGTGGTTGAGGGTTCCGGTTGGCAAGGGGGGTCATACTGTTGCCTGATctgaggagatggaggccTGGTGTGGTTTTTATTGCTCTTTTGGAATGGCGAGTACAAGTGTCTCTCGTCCAGGCTTGATGCCTTTTCCCTGTATTCTGCTGGCCAGGCATGCTTTTATTTCAAAACAGAGAAACTCTTCATGGCTATGGCGTTTTTTTGGGAGCAAGAGGGCAAGGAAAAGCATCTGCTGGCTCGGCTGGCTTATGATAATCCCCTGGCAAATGGGTCATTTATCAAGCACCTCTCTGTTCATCTGTCTGAGCTCGAGGTCATCTTTGCAATGTGTATGATAGCAAGCGTTGGAGCACCGGGGCACTGAAGGTTCTTTGCTTTTTACTTCGTAGATTTATGGGGAAACGGTCTCCAATCACTGAGACACAGATTATAGCCCCCCATCTCTATGGtaaaaaaagacagaaaaatACAAAGAGATGTAGAGGAggccacacacacacaagaaaAGACATGTGCACATATGGCATGGTATTTTTGACACCGATGACGCCTTTCGGAAATTGACGATTTGCTCCCTTTTTATGAGAGACCCCTATTTGTGCCTGTTTAACAAGAGTGCCGTGCAGCCATCCCAGACCGTAATGGGCAAATGCATCCCTGCAAAACAAGTCGTAAAATCCGTTCCACGCCGCACCACATGCCTTCCACCAGAGACACCATTTACCGGTTGCTCTTGGCGACACGCTCCAactcatccttcttcttgatggcatAAGAGTTGCTGGAACCCttggcggcgttgatgagCTCCTCAGCAAGGCACTCAGCAATCGACTTGACGTTGCGGAAAGAGGCCTCGCGGGCACCAGtggtgagaagagagatGGCCTGGTTGACGCGGCGGAGGGGAGAGACATCGACGGCCTGTCTGCGGACGGTACCAGCCGAGCCGATACGGGTGCTGTCTTCGCGGGGACCGCAGTTGACAATGGCGTCAACGGCAATCTGGATGGGGTTCTGGTCGGTCATCAGGTGGATCTGTGCGTGATGGTGTCAGTTCTCTCAGATCCTCCAACTTCCTTGGGTGCTCGGTGATGCTCACGATCTCGAAGGCATGAGCGACGATGCGGActgccatcatcttcttgcCGTTGTTGCGGCCGTGCATcatgagggagttggtgagACGCTCAATGATGGGGCAGTTGGCCTTACGGAAACGCTTGGCAGCATAGCGACCGGCAGAGTGAGGGAGGTAGACGGGAGCCCGGATCTGGATGTAGTCGCTGAAGCACACAAAGTCCCGTTAGCCTCCAATTCCCCAGccagagagagagcaagagCCACCATGTGAAGCCTGCGTTACGAATCTCGAATATCTTTCGGTGGTTCGATCGGCGCGCGCAACTTCGCAATCGGGCTTCCTGCTCGGGTTCTGATCTTGCGACAAAGGTAGAGGGCTCTTACGTCAAGGAGATATCCCGGATCTCGACATCATCGTAGCTCCAGCGGTCTGTAATTGACACCAGTCAGTGTCTGAGTTCCCCATCTTCGAGTTTTGTCGCTTGTTGAAGTCGTCCCGCAGTCGAAATGGGGGTCTGCTGCATGGGGCAAAATAACGTACTGAAGAGCTTGATGCTGCCAACCTCAGCGGCAACCTCCTTGGGGAGGACCTCGTAGGCCTGAACTTCAACGCCGGCGTCAGACATGAttgctggtggttggctgtCGTGGTGGATGGATTGATCG
This window of the Podospora pseudoanserina strain CBS 124.78 chromosome 3, whole genome shotgun sequence genome carries:
- the RPS5 gene encoding ribosomal protein S5 (EggNog:ENOG503NVCP; COG:J), translated to MSDAGVEVQAYEVLPKEVAAEVGSIKLFNRWSYDDVEIRDISLTDYIQIRAPVYLPHSAGRYAAKRFRKANCPIIERLTNSLMMHGRNNGKKMMAVRIVAHAFEIIHLMTDQNPIQIAVDAIVNCGPREDSTRIGSAGTVRRQAVDVSPLRRVNQAISLLTTGAREASFRNVKSIAECLAEELINAAKGSSNSYAIKKKDELERVAKSNR